CGACGCGGTTGCCGTCGTCGTCGACCCGGGTGTCGTCCTCGACTACGAAGGTCTCGTCGCGGACGTCGTACCAGCCCGAATAGGAGTCGAGGTAGATGTCCCCGGCGTCGACCATGCGCTGCCAGATGGCCTGGCTGGCGCGGTGGTGGTCGTCGTCGGTGGTGCGGATGAAGCGGTCGAACGACGACCCGAGTCGCTCCTGCAGGTCCTGGAAGCGGTCCGAGTTGCGGCGCGCGAGTTCGGCGGTGCCGATGCCTTCCTTCTCGGCCGTCTGCTGCATCTTCTGGCCGTGCTCATCGGTGCCGGTGAGGAACCGGACGTCGTAGCCGTCGAGCCGCTTGAACCGGGCCAGCGCATCCGCCGAGATGTACTCGTAGGCGTGCCCGATGTGCGGCACACCGTTCGGGTAGGCGATGGCGGTGGTGATGTAGAAGGGGGGTCGCATAGTGCGTCACAGATTACCGGCGGTAGGGGGCGCAGGCGATCGGCGGCTCCGGCGGCGTGCCCGGCTCGATCGCCGGGATCGGCTTGGTCACCGGAACATCGCTCAGCGTGAACCGTTCACCGAAGTGCGCCAGCTCGATCGGCGGGCCGTCGAGCAGCCGGTACGTGGCCTGGTCGGTGTCGACCGCGACGACGATCCGCGACTCCCGGATCAGCATCCGGAACGACATGTAGTTCAGCCGGGACGGCAGCCGCGGCGCGAAGGTGATGTTGCCGCCGAAGTCGCGCATCCCGCCGAAACCGGCGACGCAGTCGGTCCAGGCGCCGGCCAGCGCCGCGATGTGCAGGCCCGACGACACGTTGTTGTGCAGGTCGTGCAGATCGGTGAACACCGACTCGCACATCAGGTCGTAGGCCAGATCCAGGTAGCCGACCTCCGCGGCGGCCACGGCCTCGCAGCACGCCGACAGCGACGAGTCGCGCACGGTGATCGGGTAGTAGTAGTCGAACACCGCGCGCTTCTCCTCGGCGGTGAAGCTGTCGCCGAAGAGATAGGTCGCGAACACCAGATCGGCCTGCTTCACCACCTGCTTGCGGTACAGGTCGAAGTACGGGTAGTTGAGCAGCAGCGGGTACTTGTCGCGGGAGGCCTCGAAATCCCACTCGTCGAGCAGGGTGAAGGCCTCGCACTGCTGATGCACGCCGTGCGCCTCGTCGTACGGGATGGTCATGTGATCGGCGCACGACGCCCAGAACGTCACCTCGTCGTCGGTCACGCCGAGTTCCCGGGCCACCGACGGCTGCCGGTGCACGACGGCCACCGCGTCCCGAAGCGCTTGCTGCGCAGCGAGATTGGTGAACACGTTGTTGTTGACGATGGCGGTGTACTCGTCCGGTCCGGTGACCCCGTCGATGCGGAAGCGGCCGGCCGTGTCGTGGTGGCCGAAGCCGGCGAAGAAGCGGGCGATCTCCACGAGCAGTTCCACGCCGCACTCGACCTCGAAGGCCTCGTCGTTGGTGGCGCGCAGATAGCGGCCCGTCGCGTTGGCGATGTCCGCGGACACATGCACGCCCGCGGTGCCCGCCGGCCAGTAGCCCGAACACTCGTCGCCGTCGATGGTGCGCCACGGGAACATGGCGCCGTGCTGGGCGAGTTCGGCGGCGCGGGCCTTGGCCTTGTCGAGCGTAGCGTGCCGCCAGCGCAGTTCCTCGCCGGCCGCGCCGGGCACCGTGTAGGTGAGCATCGGCAGCACGAAGCTCTCGGTGTCCCAGAACGTGTGGCCGTCGTAGCCGGGGCCGGTGAGCCCCTTCGCCGGGATCTGCCGGGACTGGCCGCGGGCGCCGGCCTGCAGCACGTGGAACAGGGAGAACCGGATCGCCTGCTGCAATTCGGGGTCGCCGTCGATCTCGATGTCGGCATCGCGCCAGAACTCGTCGAGGAACTCGGCCTGCTCGGCCTTCAGCGCATCCCAGCCGGTCTCGGCCGCCATCGCGAGGGCGGCCTCGGCCTGGGCGCGGAGCGCGGGGACCGAGCGCCGCGCCGACCAGCCGTAGGCGACGTACTTGGTCAGCACCAGCTTGCTGCCCTGCGGGACGGCCGCCGCGACCGTCATCCGGGCCAGGTCGCCGTCGGCCCGCACGAAGACGTCGGCGTTGCCGGGCACATCGAGTTCGTGACCCATCGCCGCGGCCACCGTCAGACCCGAACGCTTGGTGTGGTGCACCAGGACCGCCGCGGTCCCCTCGCAGTCGGCCAGCGCCGGGACCAGCGGCGCGTCGAGCGCGGCGGCCAGCCGGGGGTCGTTGCCGGGGAGCGGCACCGGCTCGTTGGCCAGCAGATCGGATTGCAGCACCAGTTTCATGTCCTCGCCGATCGGCTCCACCTCGTAGCGGGTGGCGACGATGGTCCGCTTGGTGAAACTCACCAGCCGTTCGCTGCGGATGCGGACGGTGCGCCCGGTCGGCGACGTCCACAGCGTGCTGCGCCGCAGCGTGCCGGTGCGGAAGTCGAGGACCCGCTCGTGATCGACGGTCCGCCCGTAGCGCAGATCCATCGGCTCGTCCTCCACCAGCAGGCGGATGATCTTGCCGTCGGTCACGTTGACCACGGTCTGCCCGGACTCGGGATAGCCGTAGCCGCTCTCCGCGTACGGCAGGTCGCGGGCCTCGAAGAAGCCGTTGAGGTAGGTGCCCGGCTGTTCCACCGGCTCACCCTCCTCGAAGGTGCCGCGCAGCCCGATGTGGCCGTTGGACAGCGCGAACAGCGTCTCGGTCCGGCCGATCATGTCGACGTCCATCCCGCGCCAGCACAGCTGCCAGGGATTGATGTCGAAACCGTGCACCGGGTGGACGCCGTGCTGCGGGACGTTCGTCGGGTCGGTGTGGCTGGCGGTGTCGCCGTGCGTGCTGTGGGTCGGGGTGTCGACCATGGGACAGGCCTCCTGGCTACTCGGAGAGAAGGTCGTGGAGATCGTCGACGACGACGTCGGCGCCGGCTGCTCGCATCGCGTCGGCCTGGGTGCCGCCCACGCGATCGATCCCGACAACGTAGCCGAAGTGCCCGGCGGCGCCCGCCTGGACCCCCGAGATGGCGTCCTCGAACACGGCGGCCTGTTCCGGAGGCACCCCCATCAGTTCGGCGCCGCGCAGGTACGAGTCGGGCGCGGGCTTGCCGTTCAGTCCCTCGGCGACGATGGTGTTGCCGTCCACCCGTTGTTCCACGTAGCCGGTCAGCCCCGCCGCGTCGAGCACGGGCGCGCCGTTCTTGCTGGAGGTCACCACCGCGATACGCAGCCCCGCCGCGCGTGCCGCGTCGAGGTAGCGCACCGAACCCGGGTAGGGCGTCACTCCGTCGCGCTCCAGGCTCGCGATGAAGGCGGCGTTCTTGCTGTCCGCGATCTGGTCGACCACGGCGTCGTCGACCGTGATGTTCCGGGACGCCAGGAAGCTCCGAACGCCGTCGATGCGGGGGCGGCCGTCGACGTAGTCGAGGTAGTGCTGATCGGTGAACGGTGCGCCGCCGCGCGGTCGCAGGAAATCGTTGAACGCATCCCGCCAGGCGGTCATATGCAGCGTCGCGGTCGTGGTGAGCACACCGTCCAGATCGAAGAGCAGGACGGTGATCGCAGGTGGTAGTCCGAGCACAATCGGAAACGCTACCCGCACCCGATACGCTGTGCCGGGTGACGCAGCGGCGATTCTTTCAAGTGGATGTGTTCGGTGACGGACCGGCGAGTGGCAACCCGGTCGCGGTGGTCTGCGATGCGGCTGACCTGACCGACGACGAGATGGCGCGCTTCGCGCGCTGGACCAACCTGTCGGAGACCACGTTCGTGCTGCCGCCGACCGCGGACGGGGCCGACTACCGGCTGCGGATCTTCACTCCCGGTGGCGAACTGCCGTTCGCCGGACACCCCACCCTCGGCTCGGCGCATGCCTGGCTGGCGGCCGGCGGGATCCCGCGCCGCCGGGGCTCCGAGGGCGCCGACCTGGTGCAGGAATGCGGCATCGGGTTGGTCACCGTGCGCCGCGAGGCTGCCGCCGATCGTTATGCGTTCGTCGCACCGCCGCTGACTCGCGGCGGCCCGGTCGCCGCCGCCGATCTCGACCGCGTGCGCGCTGCCCTGGGCCTGCGGCCGTCGGACGTGGTGGCCGCGAACTGGGTCAGCAACGGTCCGCCGTGGCTGGCGCTGCTGCTCGACGACGGCCAGACCGTCCTGGATCTGCGCCCGGACATGAGTGCGCTGGGTCCGGACGACTTCGTCGGCGTGGTCGGGCCGTGGCGGGCGGGCGCCGGTCCGGGCGGCGTCGACTACGAGGTGCGCGCCTTCATCCCCGGCGTCGGCGTGCCGGAGGACCCGGTCACCGGCAGCCTCAATGCCGGGATCGCGGTCTGGCTGCGCGGTGTCGGGCTGGTTCCGTCGTCGTACGTGGCCGCCCAGGGGACGGCGCTCGGCCGCACCGGCCGGGTGAGCGTGCGAGACGACGGCGAGCAGATCTGGATCGGCGGGCGGTGTGCGTCGGTGATCGCCGGGACGGTCGACCTGTGAGCGACGAGAGCAAGGAGATGTCGGCCAAGGAGATCAAGCGCCGCAAGCGCCGGGAGCCGCCGCCGGATCCGGAACCGCTGCCCGGGCTGGTCGACGCGCACACCCACCTCGCGTCGTGCGGCGGGCGGACCGCCGAGTCCGTCGCCGAGATCATGGATCACGCCGAGCGGGCCGGTGTGGAGCAGGTGGTGACCGTCGCCGACGACATGGTCGACGCCCGCTGGGCGGTGGCCGCCGCGCACTGGGACCCGCGGGTCTTCGCGGCCGTCGGCCTGCACCCGACCCATGCGGCGGACCTGGACGACGCGGCGCGCGCCGAACTGGAGACGATGGCGGCTGACCCGCGAGTCGTCGCGATCGGCGAGACCGGCCTCGACTACTACTGGACGGTGCATTCGGACACCTGCGCCGATCCGGCCACCCAGAAGGACG
The nucleotide sequence above comes from Gordonia sp. PP30. Encoded proteins:
- a CDS encoding glycosyl hydrolase family 65 protein, with the protein product MDVDMIGRTETLFALSNGHIGLRGTFEEGEPVEQPGTYLNGFFEARDLPYAESGYGYPESGQTVVNVTDGKIIRLLVEDEPMDLRYGRTVDHERVLDFRTGTLRRSTLWTSPTGRTVRIRSERLVSFTKRTIVATRYEVEPIGEDMKLVLQSDLLANEPVPLPGNDPRLAAALDAPLVPALADCEGTAAVLVHHTKRSGLTVAAAMGHELDVPGNADVFVRADGDLARMTVAAAVPQGSKLVLTKYVAYGWSARRSVPALRAQAEAALAMAAETGWDALKAEQAEFLDEFWRDADIEIDGDPELQQAIRFSLFHVLQAGARGQSRQIPAKGLTGPGYDGHTFWDTESFVLPMLTYTVPGAAGEELRWRHATLDKAKARAAELAQHGAMFPWRTIDGDECSGYWPAGTAGVHVSADIANATGRYLRATNDEAFEVECGVELLVEIARFFAGFGHHDTAGRFRIDGVTGPDEYTAIVNNNVFTNLAAQQALRDAVAVVHRQPSVARELGVTDDEVTFWASCADHMTIPYDEAHGVHQQCEAFTLLDEWDFEASRDKYPLLLNYPYFDLYRKQVVKQADLVFATYLFGDSFTAEEKRAVFDYYYPITVRDSSLSACCEAVAAAEVGYLDLAYDLMCESVFTDLHDLHNNVSSGLHIAALAGAWTDCVAGFGGMRDFGGNITFAPRLPSRLNYMSFRMLIRESRIVVAVDTDQATYRLLDGPPIELAHFGERFTLSDVPVTKPIPAIEPGTPPEPPIACAPYRR
- a CDS encoding PhzF family phenazine biosynthesis protein, with the protein product MTQRRFFQVDVFGDGPASGNPVAVVCDAADLTDDEMARFARWTNLSETTFVLPPTADGADYRLRIFTPGGELPFAGHPTLGSAHAWLAAGGIPRRRGSEGADLVQECGIGLVTVRREAAADRYAFVAPPLTRGGPVAAADLDRVRAALGLRPSDVVAANWVSNGPPWLALLLDDGQTVLDLRPDMSALGPDDFVGVVGPWRAGAGPGGVDYEVRAFIPGVGVPEDPVTGSLNAGIAVWLRGVGLVPSSYVAAQGTALGRTGRVSVRDDGEQIWIGGRCASVIAGTVDL
- a CDS encoding beta-phosphoglucomutase family hydrolase, giving the protein MLGLPPAITVLLFDLDGVLTTTATLHMTAWRDAFNDFLRPRGGAPFTDQHYLDYVDGRPRIDGVRSFLASRNITVDDAVVDQIADSKNAAFIASLERDGVTPYPGSVRYLDAARAAGLRIAVVTSSKNGAPVLDAAGLTGYVEQRVDGNTIVAEGLNGKPAPDSYLRGAELMGVPPEQAAVFEDAISGVQAGAAGHFGYVVGIDRVGGTQADAMRAAGADVVVDDLHDLLSE